The region TTAATTTTTATGCTTTTAGAAGATTCTAACGTAAGAGACAAATTATTAAAAAATTTTATTAAATATTTCAATTATTTTTTATTATTGTTAATTGTTATTTTTTTCTTAAGCTGTTATTTCATTCTGCTTAAGCCAAAACAGGATAAAATAAGTGAAATTGAAAATGTTGAAATTTTTCAAGGAACAAAAATTTACGATGAAAACACGGAATATTTTAAAAAAGTTAAAAGTTTTGTGAAAAAATATGATAGTATAAGCGATGAAGATAAAAAAAGAATTGATTTGATGTTGCCTGACAAACTAGATTATCCGCAATTATTTGCCCAGCTTGAAAGTTTGATAGAAAGCAATGGATTTAAATTAAATAGAATTACATTGTCGCGTTTAAGCGGTCAAAGTAATCAAGCGGATAAAGACAGGAAAGAAGTTTTTGATTTTATAAAAAAAGTTAATATAAGCATTACTATTGATGGCGTGGATAGTTTTTCAGATTATAAAAGGATGTTGGATATGTTTTATAGCAATCTTTTATTAATGGATATTACATCAATCAATTATTCAGATTCAATGAGCGGTTCTTATTCTGTTGATATAATAACTTATTTTTTAGAAACAGAAAATTCAGACAATAAAAATTAGCTTGAATTTATTATTTATTTATGTCTAATTATATTGGAAAAAAAAGGATTGTATTTTCAACAATTGTTTTTCTAACAATGGTTTTGGCTATTATTGTTTCTGCTTTTTATTATACTCAGCTTAAAAAAAGATTTATTGACCCAACAGGCGATGTTTTTAAAAAAATTTTATTTAAGCAGGTGGATTTTGATTTGGAATTTAATGAAAAAATTTTATTAGATTCTGTGTTTTTGAAGTTAAATGATAATCATATTTATTTTGTTAAAGAAGAAGCGGGCAACGGCAACGCTTTTGAAAATCCAAGAAATATTTCAGATGAGAAATTAGAGGAGGGCAATTTGGAAACTACTTATTAATTAATTGAAAATATAAAATGAATCTTATCGACGCTTTATATGATAAGCTAATACAGGACGGTTTAATTTCTGCTGAGAATTTAGAAAAAGTAAAAGTTGAAAGCCAGAATAGCGGAATTTCAGTTGAAGATATTTTAGCAAGGAAAAAGATTGTTGAATCTGAAAGTTTTGCGCGAGCAAAATCTGAAATTTTTAAAATTCCTTATGTTAATTTAGAGGGAAAATCAATAGATCCTGAGATTTTTAATTTTTTACCGTCTGATGTAATAAAAAATTATAAAATTATTCCTTTTGATAAAAGTTCCAAAATAATATCAATGGGAATGGTTAATCCGCAAAATCTTCAAGCGATTGAATCAATAGAATTTTTAGCTAAAAAGAACAGGCTTAAAATAAAATATTTTATTATATCTCAGAAGAATTTTGATGATACAATTAAAAAATATGAGAGCATAGGCGTTGAAGTGAAGGAAGCTCTTGGGAGGGCGCGAAGCATTAGCGGGGCTCATGTAATGAAAAAAGAAAAAAAAGAAAGTATTGGAGAAGTTATTAGGGGAGCGCCAATTTCTAAAATAGTGTCTGTAATTATCAGGCACGCTGTTGAAGGGGGTGCTTCTGACATTCATATTGAGCCGGGAGAAAAAAATACAAGAGTTCGTTATCGTGTTGACGGCATCCTTCATACATCTTTAATTTTGCCTATTTATGTCCATGATTCAATAGTTTCTCGCATAAAGGTTATATCAAATTTAAAAATTGATGAAACAAGAATACCGCAAGACGGAAGAATTAGATTAAATATTGGAAATAGGCAGGTTGACTTTAGAGTTTCAGCGCTACCATTAATGGGAAAAGAAAAAATTGTTATGAGAATTTTAGATACTTCAGGCGGAGTATTAACCTTGCAGGATTTAGGATTTAATAAAAAGCACATTCTTATTTTAGAACATAGTATTAAGATTTCGCATGGAATGATTTTGGTTACAGGTCCGACAGGTTCTGGAAAATCAACGACTTTATATTCTTTGCTTAATATGCTTAATAAAGAAGGCGTGAATATTATTACTTTAGAAGATCCTGTTGAATATCATTTAGACGGCGTTAATCAATCACAAATCAGGCAGGAAGTCGGCTTTACTTTTTCAGCTGGCTTGCGTTCTATTTTAAGGCAAGATCCTGATATTATTATGGTAGGAGAAATTAGGGATAATGAAACAGCTGAATTAGCGATTCACGCTGGCTTAACAGGACATATTGTTTTATCAACATTGCATACCAACAGCGCTTTTGGAGCTATTCCTCGTCTGAAAGATATGAAAGTAGAACCGTTTTTATTGGGTTCTACGCTTAATATAGTAATCGCGCAGAGGCTAGTAAGAAAATTATGCTCTTTTTGCAAAAAGAAAGT is a window of Patescibacteria group bacterium DNA encoding:
- a CDS encoding ATPase, T2SS/T4P/T4SS family; translation: MNLIDALYDKLIQDGLISAENLEKVKVESQNSGISVEDILARKKIVESESFARAKSEIFKIPYVNLEGKSIDPEIFNFLPSDVIKNYKIIPFDKSSKIISMGMVNPQNLQAIESIEFLAKKNRLKIKYFIISQKNFDDTIKKYESIGVEVKEALGRARSISGAHVMKKEKKESIGEVIRGAPISKIVSVIIRHAVEGGASDIHIEPGEKNTRVRYRVDGILHTSLILPIYVHDSIVSRIKVISNLKIDETRIPQDGRIRLNIGNRQVDFRVSALPLMGKEKIVMRILDTSGGVLTLQDLGFNKKHILILEHSIKISHGMILVTGPTGSGKSTTLYSLLNMLNKEGVNIITLEDPVEYHLDGVNQSQIRQEVGFTFSAGLRSILRQDPDIIMVGEIRDNETAELAIHAGLTGHIVLSTLHTNSAFGAIPRLKDMKVEPFLLGSTLNIVIAQRLVRKLCSFCKKKVSLPPNLEQEILEILNQTPDVYIKAFGIKIDKNKILAKDLVFYGAEGCSKCGGIGYHSRAVIAEILVMTDNLRKLIANNGNEDKIKEELNDQKMITMKQDGILKALSGVTTLEEIMKASKD